In Nicotiana tabacum cultivar K326 chromosome 2, ASM71507v2, whole genome shotgun sequence, the following proteins share a genomic window:
- the LOC107784025 gene encoding TSL-kinase interacting protein 1 isoform X4, protein MQMEPQVALECDRCLHPETLMCKDGVSDVTQHPAAAQPVIPSEDHPVSQLSVPTHDHAVTQQVSSSQDRVTLQKPAKRQTRQWAAWTSQEEESFFSALRQVGKNFEKITSRVQSKNKDQVRHYYYRLVRRMNKLLGPELCLDAKNSKDTNAAMLRWWSLLEKSSCKASKLHLKPRRFKIFIETLESQLLKDRKKNVRRRPSQGESSSTAAASLSSHSRVSTNDSRTVKVVLLDDQGIQKFGSGKGSSLKRHVTMGVNRSNAKVDSSPVKNARHRRKIGSVSAAAYKRWEKAAIAGVSLVADAAEHLERATIGKDVELVQNSQGINGFEHVGKDVHSLLTLSQNLLNETNLQSCMKLKLQLFPVDEGTRRALEMDNHNPYLELTLSNRKKMSSVLEHLNRKWGSSSIATGELVLFPYHVQMENLVQSLRWTKDTTLSAADVNNLIGSPPVFRLRYGWFPNSELGTFQAPLSSTTPFTQNTNTNITEEMNAEILASSHGKLVRFSKEPLVSNPRMTVTSSSTELSGESNLQASMGLNTYNSDHNETLPSHRREKGAITTEKQVEMGSKTSALSAGDWEDSLTNISVGDLLSDAPDDEETDCIESTLPGSSHFLQQMPFSCDSFDAAIAAHIYKHQSKAESQMALPPQASSIWNAEDTCDAFAFQKDVASRLKAHNSSSNVGAENCQHISQSSSLLLDAGIKDLPGKMEPITDEPAHEDPVDECQSNAQALGGSTKDLSLLSDIYWPDSLGPLELDAPSCRYHSEDLILSDNSLGGLNRLIASSLDAFQNCSFFGLDKKEPGSTVEAVETTSLADYKIGAKV, encoded by the exons ATGCAAATGGAGCCACAAGTCGCCTTAGAGTGTGACAGATGCCTCCATCCTGAGACTCTTATGTGCAAGGATGGGGTTTCTGATGTTACACAACATCCTGCGGCAGCACAGCCAGTGATACCCTCAGAAGATCATCCTGTTTCACAGCTGTCCGTGCCGACACATGATCATGCAGTGACACAGCAGGTATCATCCTCCCAAGACCGGGTTACGCTGCAGAAACCAG CCAAAAGGCAGACACGTCAATGGGCTGCATGGACTAGTCAGGAGGAAGAAAGCTTTTTCTCTGCACTGCGACAAGTTGGCAAG AACTTTGAGAAAATTACTAGTCGTGTGCAGAGTAAAAACAAGGATCAG GTCAGACATTATTATTATCGTCTTGTGAGGCGTATGAACAAGTTGTTGGGTCCGGAACTTTGTCTTGATGCCAAAAATTCCAAGGACACTAATGCTGCAATGCTGCGATG GTGGTCTTTACTGGAAAAGTCTAGCTGTAAAGCTTCAAAGCTTCACTTGAAACCACGGagatttaaaatatttattgagACTTTG GAGAGTCAGCTGTTGAAAGACCGGAAAAAGAATGTAAGAAGGCGTCCTTCTCAAGGAGAAAGTAGTTCTACAGCTGCTGCATCTCTTTCAAGTCATAGCAGAGTGTCAACTAATGATAGTCGGACAGTTAAAGTGGTTCTTCTGGACGACCAGGGCATACAGAAATTTGGATCTGGAAAAGGCTCTTCTCTAAAACGCCATGTGACTATGGGTGTAAATAGAAGCAACGCAAAAGTAGACTCTTCTCCAGTGAAAAATGCTAGACATCGACGAAAGATAG GTTCTGTATCAGCAGCTGCATATAAAAGGTGGGAGAAGGCTGCAATTGCTGGAGTTTCATTGGTAGCTGATGCTGCCGAGCATTTGGAACGGGCAACTATCGGTAAGGATGTTGAACTGGTCCAGAATTCACAGG GTATAAATGGATTTGAACATGTTGGGAAAGATGTGCATTCTTTGCTTACTTTATCGCAAAATCTGTTAAATGAGACCAATTTACAGAGTTGTATGAAACTCAAGCTCCAGCTGTTTCCTGTTGATGAAGGAACTAGAAGAGCCCTGGAAATG GATAATCATAACCCATACTTGGAACTCACTCTAAGTAATAGGAAAAAGATGTCATCCGTTTTGGAACATCTCAATCGTAAATGGGGAAGCTCGAGCATAGCAACTGGAGAACTGGTGCTTTTTCCTTACCATGTACAGATGGAAAACCTGGTGCAATCCCTGAGATGGACTAAAGATACTACACTAAGTGCTGCAGATGTAAATAATCTGATTGGAAGCCCTCCAGTTTTCCGTCTCAG aTACGGTTGGTTTCCAAATTCTGAGCTTGGAACGTTTCAAGCACCATTGTCATCTACCACTCCCTTTACACAAAATACTAACACTAACATAACAGAAGAAATGAATGCGGAAATACTAGCATCATCCCATGGTAAACTTGTACGTTTTTCTAAAGAACCACTAGTTTCTAACCCAAGAATGACTGTGACATCCTCCTCAACCGAGCTATCCGGTGAGTCAAACTTGCAAGCTAGCATGGGTCTGAATACCTACAATTCTGATCATAATGAAACTCTGCCATCGCATAGACGGGAGAAGGGTGCTATAACCACAGAGAAACAAGTTGAGatg GGAAGCAAGACCAGTGCTTTATCAGCAGGGGATTGGGAAGATAGCCTTACCAACATAAGTGTTGGAGATCTTCTCTCTGATGCACCTGACGATGAGGAAACAGACTGcattgaatcaactttacctggAAGCTCTCACTTTCTCCAGCAGATGCCATTTAGCTGCGACTCGTTTGACGCAGCgattgctgctcatatatataaaCATCAGAGCAAAGCTGAATCTCAGATGGCTCTTCCACCTCAAGCATCTTCCATTTGGAATGCTGAAGATACATGTGATGCTTTTGCATTTCAGAAAGATGTTGCTTCCAGACTTAAAGCGCACAATTCATCCAGCAATGTTGGTGCAGAGAACTGCCAGCACATTTCTCAGTCATCTTCCCTATTGTTGGATGCAGGAATAAAG gATTTGCCTGGGAAAATGGAACCTATAACTGATGAACCTGCTCATGAAGATCCAGTGGATGAGTGCCAATCCAATGCACAAGCTTTGGGTGGTTCTACAAAGGATCTTAGTTTGCTCTCTGACATATATTGG CCAGACTCTTTAGGACCGCTAGAGTTGGATGCACCTTCATGTAGATATCATAGTGAAGACCTAATTCTGAGTGATAATAGTCTTGGTGGCTTGAACCGCCTCATAGCTAGCAGTCTGGATGCATTTCAAAATTGCTCGTTCTTTGGGTTGGACAAGAAAGAGCCTGGATCTACTGTTGAAGCTGTAGAGACTACTTCATTAGCAGATTACAAGATCGGTGCTAAAGTCTAA